A genomic window from Gammaproteobacteria bacterium includes:
- a CDS encoding hybrid sensor histidine kinase/response regulator yields the protein MSPQKTKYLIIDDDAVDRALIRRILNNGKYSGEVIEADSAATAMEMLSGLVFDCIFLDYRLPQQDGMSLLKWIRSKDIKSSVVMMTGMGDERLAVEFMKAGASDYIAKSQIDDQAISHVLQNLVRLHEAEAARSLAEDALRENQRALSTLMSNLPGMAYRSRPDKGRTIEFASEGCHSLTGFDSDSFLTNNIIYTNIIHPEDRKRVNTTISGCLEQGRRFQAAYRIFSREGRVKWVWEQGCGVYTHQGDLIAIEGFVTDISERVAFEDEIKEKNHKLEDLMNNLEHKVTERTRDLEEANAELFRLNKIKTEFLSIVSHELRTPLTSIKSFAEILLDDIDDVDVDTARNYLGIIDSEADRLARLISNLLDLQKIDAGKMTWHDEMTDIIELARASMQVFEGAYRDKNLSLNLKSDMDQLYSVVDRDKIRQVFSNLFSNALKFTDDGGVEIRIDVDGSSGEHLLICITDTGLGIPDEELEKVFERFHQVDQSQTRRYGGTGLGLGICKEIVEHYQGRIWAERGDNNQGTRMSLMIPLAENQLPREASASG from the coding sequence ATGAGCCCACAAAAAACAAAATACCTGATTATCGATGATGATGCTGTTGACAGGGCATTGATCAGGCGCATTCTGAACAATGGCAAATATTCAGGCGAGGTAATTGAGGCAGACTCCGCAGCCACGGCAATGGAAATGCTTTCCGGGCTTGTGTTCGATTGTATTTTCCTTGATTACCGATTACCACAGCAGGATGGAATGAGCCTGCTCAAGTGGATACGTTCGAAGGATATAAAGTCTTCCGTGGTCATGATGACCGGCATGGGTGACGAGCGCCTGGCAGTGGAATTCATGAAAGCCGGGGCTTCGGACTATATTGCCAAGTCCCAGATCGATGATCAGGCCATATCTCATGTACTGCAGAATCTGGTTCGACTTCATGAAGCGGAAGCTGCGCGTAGTCTTGCCGAAGATGCCCTGCGAGAAAACCAGCGCGCACTGTCTACCTTGATGAGTAACCTGCCCGGAATGGCGTACAGAAGCCGACCGGACAAGGGCAGAACCATTGAGTTCGCCAGTGAAGGCTGTCATAGCCTGACCGGTTTCGATTCTGACAGTTTTCTTACCAACAATATTATCTATACAAATATCATACACCCTGAAGATCGTAAACGGGTGAATACCACTATCTCTGGCTGCCTGGAACAGGGGCGCCGGTTCCAGGCAGCCTACCGTATTTTCTCGCGCGAAGGCCGGGTAAAGTGGGTATGGGAGCAGGGCTGCGGTGTTTATACCCACCAGGGCGACCTGATCGCCATTGAAGGATTTGTTACTGATATATCCGAGCGCGTGGCCTTTGAGGATGAGATTAAGGAGAAAAACCACAAGCTTGAAGACCTGATGAACAATCTTGAGCACAAGGTGACCGAGCGTACCCGTGATCTCGAAGAAGCCAATGCTGAACTGTTCAGACTCAACAAGATCAAGACGGAGTTTCTTTCCATTGTGTCGCACGAGTTGCGCACACCACTTACATCGATCAAGTCCTTCGCAGAAATTCTGCTTGACGATATCGATGATGTTGACGTTGATACTGCACGAAACTATCTCGGCATTATAGACAGCGAGGCAGATCGTCTGGCCAGGCTGATCAGTAACCTGCTCGACCTGCAGAAGATCGATGCCGGCAAGATGACCTGGCATGACGAGATGACGGACATCATCGAGCTCGCCAGAGCTTCCATGCAGGTGTTCGAGGGCGCGTACCGGGACAAGAACCTGTCCCTCAACCTGAAATCCGACATGGACCAGTTATACAGTGTTGTCGACCGGGACAAGATTCGGCAGGTGTTCTCCAACCTGTTTTCCAACGCACTCAAGTTTACCGATGACGGCGGGGTTGAAATAAGAATTGATGTAGATGGTTCGTCCGGTGAGCATTTATTGATATGTATTACCGATACCGGTCTTGGTATTCCAGATGAAGAACTGGAAAAAGTATTCGAGCGTTTCCACCAGGTAGACCAGTCGCAAACCCGGAGGTATGGCGGTACCGGGCTGGGCCTGGGCATCTGCAAGGAGATTGTCGAACATTACCAGGGCCGTATCTGGGCGGAACGCGGTGACAATAACCAGGGCACGCGTATGAGCCTGATGATTCCGCTTGCGGAGAATCAGCTGCCGCGTGAGGCCAGCGCCTCCGGCTGA
- the trxA gene encoding thioredoxin gives MSTISLDSENLRETIDNNDIVVIDFWAPWCGPCQSFGPVFEKVSDEITDVVFAKVNTEEQQEIAGMFQIRSIPTLMVFRENIIVFAQPGALPESALKQIIDKTRELNMDEVRAEIEKQQVEQD, from the coding sequence ATGAGTACTATTTCCCTCGATTCCGAAAATCTTCGTGAAACCATTGATAATAACGATATCGTCGTTATCGATTTCTGGGCGCCGTGGTGTGGCCCGTGCCAGTCGTTCGGCCCGGTCTTCGAGAAGGTTTCCGATGAGATCACGGACGTGGTGTTTGCCAAGGTCAACACCGAGGAGCAGCAGGAAATCGCCGGCATGTTCCAGATCCGCTCAATCCCGACATTGATGGTGTTTCGTGAAAATATCATCGTCTTCGCCCAGCCTGGTGCGTTGCCGGAATCCGCCTTAAAGCAGATTATCGACAAGACCCGGGAGCTGAACATGGATGAGGTTCGCGCCGAGATTGAAAAGCAGCAGGTCGAACAGGACTGA
- a CDS encoding NADP(H)-dependent aldo-keto reductase has translation MIYNKLGNTNIDVSVICLGSMTWGEQNTEAEGHAQLDMAMDHEINFIDTAEMYSIPPRAETYGSTETIIGNWLHKRGGRDKLVIASKVIGRADWMSHVRNGNARLDRANIEAAVEASLKRLQTDYIDLYQLHWPDRPTNFFGKLGYSYPEESSDNDVAGIEETLSVLNDLVNSGKIRHIGLSNETPWGLHQFLRVAEQKGFPRIVSIQNPYNLLNRTFEIGLAEFARHEQTGLLAYSPLGFGVLSGKYIGGAKPEGARLTLFENYARYSRPNAVKAVEDYTALARDHGLDPSQMALAYVNSRPFLTSTIIGATSLEQLKINIDSVDMVLGEEVLDGIEAIHQRYPNPSP, from the coding sequence ATGATTTATAACAAGCTTGGCAACACCAATATTGATGTAAGCGTTATCTGCCTCGGGTCCATGACCTGGGGCGAACAGAATACCGAGGCAGAAGGTCATGCCCAGCTTGACATGGCCATGGACCATGAAATCAATTTCATTGATACCGCCGAAATGTATTCCATACCACCACGCGCCGAAACCTACGGGTCAACCGAAACCATTATTGGAAACTGGCTGCACAAGCGCGGTGGACGGGACAAGCTTGTCATCGCCAGCAAGGTGATAGGCCGCGCCGACTGGATGTCACATGTTCGCAACGGCAACGCACGGCTGGATCGCGCCAACATAGAAGCCGCGGTTGAAGCCAGCCTGAAGCGCCTGCAAACAGATTATATAGATCTGTACCAACTGCACTGGCCGGACCGGCCAACCAACTTCTTCGGTAAACTCGGCTACAGTTACCCGGAAGAATCATCTGACAATGATGTTGCCGGTATCGAGGAAACGCTGTCGGTGCTGAACGATCTGGTCAACAGCGGCAAGATTCGCCATATCGGCCTGTCCAATGAAACGCCCTGGGGTTTGCACCAGTTCCTGCGCGTCGCCGAACAAAAAGGTTTCCCGCGCATTGTATCGATACAAAACCCGTATAATCTGCTGAACCGGACCTTTGAAATCGGGCTGGCGGAATTTGCCCGTCATGAACAAACCGGGCTGCTGGCTTATTCGCCGCTGGGATTCGGCGTGCTTTCAGGAAAGTATATAGGCGGGGCCAAACCGGAAGGCGCCAGGCTGACGCTGTTTGAAAACTACGCCCGCTATTCCCGGCCCAACGCGGTCAAGGCGGTTGAAGATTATACTGCCCTTGCCCGGGATCACGGCCTGGACCCATCGCAAATGGCACTGGCCTACGTAAACAGCCGCCCTTTCCTGACCAGCACAATTATTGGTGCCACCAGTCTCGAGCAGCTGAAAATCAATATCGACAGTGTTGACATGGTTCTTGGCGAGGAAGTGCTTGACGGGATTGAGGCCATACATCAGCGCTACCCCAATCCCAGTCCGTGA